The following proteins are encoded in a genomic region of Montipora foliosa isolate CH-2021 chromosome 8, ASM3666993v2, whole genome shotgun sequence:
- the LOC137968544 gene encoding uncharacterized protein codes for MVFRNRIRARVFSLRHIEGLSVRKIADICNVSPSSVLRICREKLGKKKCPKTPSNRTTRGRPKTLSARQERQLLRCLVALRNEEGNFNAKQVLEKAGLSIADVSVRTVTRFLNKEGYFYLQARKKGLLRKDDLKKRLAFVRHCRKRYTCENFWTEQVSFYLDGTSFAHKNNPLDQACAPKGRIWRKMSEGLKIGCTAKGRKEGTGGRVLKVMVAISYGKGVIICEPYEKMSGSYFEDFIGRNFNRMFDLADKGLGRIFVQDGDPCQNSAAAKRALSRTQAELLKLPPRSPDLAPIENFFHFANNALREEAKLHRITSETFQEFKERVMRAIAGIPLTTVNNLIALMDETT; via the coding sequence ATGGTATTTAGAAATCGCATTAGAGCTCGTGTCTTTTCCTTAAGGCATATTGAAGGTCTCTCCGTTCGAAAAATAGCTGATATTTGTAACGTTTCACCAAGTAGTGTGTTAAGGATCTGTAGAGAAAAACTCGGAAAGAAGAAATGTCCGAAAACACCTTCTAATCGAACAACAAGAGGAAGGCCTAAAACATTAAGTGCTAGACAGGAGCGGCAGCTCCTCAGATGCTTAGTGGCTCTTCGCAATGAAGAAGGCAATTTCAACGCAAAGCAGGTCTTGGAAAAAGCAGGACTTTCTATCGCAGATGTTTCTGTCCGCACAGTGACAAGGTTTTTAAACAAAGAAGGTTATTTCTACTTACAAGCGCGGAAAAAGGGACTTCTACGAAAGGATGACCTTAAGAAGAGATTAGCCTTTGTAAGACACTGCAGGAAAAGGTACACATGTGAAAACTTTTGGACCGAGCAGGTGTCTTTTTATTTGGATGGGACTTCGTTTGCTCACAAAAATAATCCCTTAGATCAAGCTTGTGCTCCTAAAGGAAGAATTTGGAGGAAGATGTCCGAGGGTCTTAAGATTGGATGTACAGCAAAAGGACGAAAAGAAGGAACGGGTGGACGAGTCTTGAAAGTTATGGTTGCTATCAGCTATGGAAAGGGAGTTATTATATGTGAACCCTATGAGAAAATGTCCGGGTCATATTTTGAAGATTTCATAGGCAGAAACTTTAATCGCATGTTTGATCTTGCAGACAAGGGACTGGGGCGTATTTTTGTTCAAGACGGTGATCCATGTCAAAATTCGGCGGCAGCAAAGAGAGCCCTGAGTCGCACTCAGGCTGAGTTGTTGAAATTGCCCCCAAGAAGTCCGGATTTGGCTCCTAttgaaaatttctttcactttgcaAATAATGCACTACGAGAAGAAGCCAAATTGCACCGTATCACAAGCGAAACGTTCCAAGAATTTAAAGAGCGAGTCATGCGTGCAATAGCGGGAATTCCCTTAACCACAGTTAACAATTTAATTGCTTTAATGGACGAGACTACATGA
- the LOC137968545 gene encoding uncharacterized protein, which yields MGELKYFLGTKVIQEDGKVRIGQSSYTENILKKFGMENCTPVATPADPNSKLTQADSDNVPYNQFEYQSVVGSLLYLSSVSRPDITFPVSNVARYSSNPTKEHWVALKRILRYLKGTVNYGILFTCNVGSECVGFSDADLAGDVI from the coding sequence ATGGGGGAGCTAAAGTACTTTCTTGGAACGAAAGTGATTCAAGAAGATGGAAAGGTTCGGATTGGTCAGTCCTCTTATACTGAAAACATTCTCAAGAAATTTGGCATGGAAAATTGCACACCTGTTGCTACCCCTGCAGACCCCAACTCAAAACTCACTCAAGCTGATTCTGACAATGTTCCTTATAACCAATTTGAGTATCAGTCAGTAGTCGGTAGTTTGTTATACTTGTCATCTGTTTCACGCCCAGACATTACATTTCCAGTTAGCAATGTGGCTAGATACTCATCAAATCCAACCAAAGAACACTGGGTCGCTCTAAAGAGAATTCTACGATATCTCAAAGGAACTGTGAACTATGGCATACTCTTTACTTGCAATGTGGGATCTGAGTGTGTTGGATTCTCTGATGCCGATTTAGCAGGCGATGTAATTTAA
- the LOC138013365 gene encoding uncharacterized protein: MLFALWFDKKYKNEKFYIGDKISLIDERLSKCQPPDFISRLPRSLVKDRKYWKASEVRSWLLYYSLPVLKGILPDEYYSHYALLSTSVYFLLQQPVTQAHLFMADRQLEEFYCLTQIYYGKGACTINVHNACKHLTSSVRLAGPLWAFSCFGFESWIGVMTKLIHGTHHVATQVVSAVKAMRMITVMENENMAESSEDVISLMQTLDGSHRLHVVVD, translated from the exons ATGCTGTTTGCCTTGTGGTTTgataaaaagtacaaaaatgaGAAGTTTTACATAGGCGACAAAATATCTCTTATCGATGAGCGGTTATCAAAGTGTCAACCACCTGACTTCATATCACGATTGCCTCGCAGCTTGGTAAAAGACAGGAAGTATTGGAAag CTTCTGAAGTGCGATCATGGTTGTTGTACTACTCACTTCCTGTGCTAAAGGGGATTCTGCCAGATGAATATTACAGTCATTATGCCCTCCTGTCCACTTCAGTGTATTTCCTTCTTCAGCAGCCAGTAACACAGGCCCACCTTTTTATGGCAGATAGGCAGCTTGAAGAATTCTACTGCCTCACTCAAATTTATTATG GTAAAGGAGCATGCACCATCAATGTCCATAATGCATGCAAACATTTGACAAGCAGTGTTAGGCTTGCAGGGCCCTTGTGGGCTTTCTCTTGTTTTGGATTTGAAAGTTGGATTGGTGTAATGACAAAACTAATCCATGGAACCCATCATGTAGCAACTCAG GTGGTTTCTGCAGTTAAGGCAATGCGGATGATTACAGtgatggaaaatgaaaacatggCTGAAAGTTCTGAAGATGTGATTTCTTTAATGCAAACTCTTGATGGCTCACACAGGTTACATGTAGTTGTGGACTGA